The Methanococcoides sp. LMO-2 region TGTCAGGTTCCGACACCGCTCCAACTACGAACTGCGTGTCATTTGCTCCTACAAGCCTGCCCATTCCTGAATATTCCCTCCTCTTTTTGTGTATGAGGTCCTTTGTCCATTTGAGCCTCTGGAGAACATCGTTCTTGTAATCGAAATTGGGGCAGATCTCAGAATAGTTCACTGAATTTGTGGTCTCTGCATTCACACCGAACTTGTTCGCATGTTCGGCGATCTGCTCAAGTAAATATTTAGGAGTGCCCGGCATCACACGGATGTTGATGTAGCCCTTGAAACCCTGACCTCTCAAAAGTTCGACCACTTCCAGTTGTTTCTGTGATGTCTGCTCGGCATCACCCATTATGCCGGAAGAAAGGAACAAACCCTCGATAGCATTTCTTCTGTAAAATGACCAGGTGATCTTTGCGATCTCCTCAGGATCAAGAGTTGCTCTCATAGTATCCCGTTCACAACGGTTCGGGCAATATGCACACTCGCCTGCACAGGAATTAGATAGCAATGTCTTATACAGCTGTATGCATCTTCCGTCGGGACCGAACGCATGGCATACTGCACTCTGGTTGCAGCTGTCATATTTAGTTCCTGAGGAGAGCAATTGCATTCTCTCCGATAATGTCAGGTGTTGTTCGTTCCTTCTTTCCGCAATCATCAATTGTTAGATTGCAGCATAGCTATATAACCAACAGCCAAGCGGTGTGAAAGTATTATTTAGTAAAAAAAGAGAGATCATTCCTTGACATGAATGTCAAGCTTGATCTTTGTAACAGGTTCCAGTTTCTTCCATTCTATAGTTGTATCTTCATCAATGATACAGTTCTGAACAGATTTCTCCGAGAACTCACCATTTATCTCATAAACGTAGAGCCCTTCATCCCCGTCTGTTGAAACGATAACTTCCCTGTCACCTTTCTTCTTAACCTTTACAGCTGCAACACCACGAAGAGCATCAAGCAGGCTCGTTCCTTTTTCAACCTCAATTGACTTTGTAGGAGCGAACACGTTCATTGCAAGATAGATATTCTCCCTGTTCGGTTTCAGAACATGGGTCTTTCCAAAGATCCTTCGCTCAACAAGGTCGGCCTCTTCCAGTATCTTAACGTGCTTTGCAGCCACCGGAACGGAAATCTCCAGTTCCCTTGCAAGTTCAGATATATGGCGTTCGGATTCATCAAGTAGCTCAAGCATCCTTATACGTGTGTCACTTCCCAGAGCATGGAACACTTTATTATCTATCTGACTCATAATTGAAAAGGGAACTTTATCATATATAAACCTGTTGTCACAACGTTAACAGTCAAATGCCTTTTGCCTTGTTGAGGAAAAGCAAATTCACTTAATACCCATTCTTTTTAAAGCATCCAGACTGCTTAGCACGTCCGCCTCACTTTTATTTTCAATGATCTTAGTTGCTTTGCTTTTCTTAAGCAACCCGGAAAATGATCCGAAATCAATGTTCCCGGTCCCAATGGAAAAATGATCATCAATATCCCCATTGTTATCATGTAAGTGGAAGTGTGAGACAGAATCCCCCATTGTTTCCAGGAATTCATTCAGGTTACCCAATGTGTTCGCATGACCCACATCCAGAGTAAAACCATTATCTCCAAGATCAAATCCCGGGTGCCTGAACAAAAAACAATCCCATTTTGGCATATTCTCGATACATATCCTGACACCCGTATCTTTTGATATGTTCTTAAGGTCAACTACTGATCTTTCAAATGCCTTCTGTGCATATGGCATATCAACTGGATAGGAAAAATATCCGGGATGTACCACCAGGATATCTGAATCCAGATCATTGCATATGTCAGCCATCTGTTGGACCACATTAATAGCTGCAAGGCGCATAGGTTCCCTCAGGCTGGACAGGTTCATATCAGTGCTCGGAGCGTGGACCGTGTACTTCAGGTCATAGGAGTATGCCAGTTCTTCCTCACGAATGAGATCATGCCTTCCTTCGGAGAAGATTTCTGCGCAATCCGCCATTGGTTCTATTTTTCCCAGTGCTTCTGAAAGTGAAAGTTCGTGAAAAGCAAAGGATGAGATACCTATCATATTAACAACTCTTCAAATTATGATAAAATCAATTTAGCAATTAAGTTCTTCAAGATAATGTCTAATGCACAGAACCAATCCATGATTACAGACACTTCCAATCAATATTCACTTCCAATCTCCAGCCACCTCAAGAAAGTAGCTGAAGACACCGTATCCCCAAGCCCCACAGTGGACACCGGTTCCTCACAGATGATGGTCGGCAGGATGCACACCGAATAACCTCTGTACTCCCCAAATACACCGCCTTCGAACTCTTCGCCCCCGATAAGATCCTGCAATCTGGTTACCTGCTTCAACCCTTCCTCACTTCTGGCAAGACCCCTTACAGAATCCACGAGTTGTGACCGTTCAGGCAGTCTTCCTGATGCTGCGAAAGCTGCTGCACACATCAC contains the following coding sequences:
- a CDS encoding radical SAM protein; protein product: MIAERRNEQHLTLSERMQLLSSGTKYDSCNQSAVCHAFGPDGRCIQLYKTLLSNSCAGECAYCPNRCERDTMRATLDPEEIAKITWSFYRRNAIEGLFLSSGIMGDAEQTSQKQLEVVELLRGQGFKGYINIRVMPGTPKYLLEQIAEHANKFGVNAETTNSVNYSEICPNFDYKNDVLQRLKWTKDLIHKKRREYSGMGRLVGANDTQFVVGAVSEPDRDIVKTVDRFMDKYELRRPYFMSFDPVPDTPLEDGIASPKWREQRLYQMSFLLKDYGLRANDFDEIYNEEGFLGNADPKVMLAQSQPDRFPVDVNSADMPDLLLVPGIGPISANRIVRSRPIASEQELARMGVVVTHARPYISINGSRQSNLASFLGACS
- a CDS encoding ArsR family transcriptional regulator, which produces MSQIDNKVFHALGSDTRIRMLELLDESERHISELARELEISVPVAAKHVKILEEADLVERRIFGKTHVLKPNRENIYLAMNVFAPTKSIEVEKGTSLLDALRGVAAVKVKKKGDREVIVSTDGDEGLYVYEINGEFSEKSVQNCIIDEDTTIEWKKLEPVTKIKLDIHVKE
- a CDS encoding sugar phosphate isomerase/epimerase family protein, coding for MIGISSFAFHELSLSEALGKIEPMADCAEIFSEGRHDLIREEELAYSYDLKYTVHAPSTDMNLSSLREPMRLAAINVVQQMADICNDLDSDILVVHPGYFSYPVDMPYAQKAFERSVVDLKNISKDTGVRICIENMPKWDCFLFRHPGFDLGDNGFTLDVGHANTLGNLNEFLETMGDSVSHFHLHDNNGDIDDHFSIGTGNIDFGSFSGLLKKSKATKIIENKSEADVLSSLDALKRMGIK